One Candidatus Vicinibacter affinis DNA window includes the following coding sequences:
- a CDS encoding macro domain-containing protein translates to MIKEVKGDIMLSEAAVLVHSVAPMDHFDSGLALSIRDQYPEMVKEFRHHCRVHHPSPGEIFNWIGKDGKQIVSLMAQEPPPSSHGHANPGKATISHLDHSLKKLAKLIANDDIKSVALPKLATGVGGLKWEEVQASIIKYLGQVDVPVYLYTTYVKGVKASEG, encoded by the coding sequence ATGATCAAAGAAGTAAAGGGTGACATCATGTTGTCAGAAGCTGCTGTATTGGTTCACAGTGTGGCCCCTATGGATCATTTTGATTCGGGACTCGCGTTGAGCATCCGGGATCAATATCCTGAAATGGTGAAGGAGTTCAGGCATCATTGCCGGGTTCATCATCCTTCACCCGGGGAGATATTTAATTGGATCGGGAAGGATGGGAAGCAAATAGTGAGCCTTATGGCTCAGGAGCCGCCGCCATCTTCCCATGGTCATGCAAATCCCGGTAAAGCGACTATAAGTCATTTGGATCATTCGTTGAAGAAACTTGCCAAACTGATTGCAAACGATGACATCAAAAGTGTTGCCTTGCCCAAATTAGCCACCGGGGTAGGAGGTTTAAAATGGGAAGAAGTGCAGGCTAGTATAATTAAATATCTTGGTCAAGTTGATGTGCCGGTGTATCTCTATACGACCTATGTAAAAGGAGTCAAGGCGAGTGAAGGGTAA
- a CDS encoding T9SS type A sorting domain-containing protein, with the protein MRNFKILIFVLSLFLIQWVSAQDGGFDKSFNGNSYHSLSIGKSFERTQHMTRQADGKIIVVGYLSVGQTRNAFVARYMSDGAEDLSFGDGGKVIFYNFPSTFYSVVVQKDGKLVISGVATQSNQNNFLVARLESNGNFDKSFAGKGYLTQPVGDLGAALAYKVVVGSDGKIVVGGYAWVNGQHYNFAMIRLKPDGTLDADFGTAGISLTDIGSGTADFANDIILLTNGGILMVGSTRQVTPAVLNYDFAMARFNSYGRLDNTFSSDGKVTTDFAGQDDAAYSVLVLSNGGIIVGGYATEAGISKFALAKYSNSGILDISFDKDGKVMTTVNGESSSPYDMNIQSDDKIVLAGNTLSGKFCTVRYSAYGVPDNSYGKAGINIQDLGGGIGGLRGVVILSDRKALVCGYSSLKQNTDGVIARLNTDGSPDISFGNKGLVYIAYNLTRTEATSLSIQMDGKILAGAIANDALFSRFALARFNEDGTLGDDFAEGGKFLNQTCPSCGDELTTDMTVQQDGKILLFGITYSAINERDNYQLIRLHPDGRIDSSFGKNGIVNTDFDSTFDRGISMAVQSDRKIICSGFVYNGQDWDFGLVRYLPDGSLDSGFGVGGKLITAIGRGNDVAYALAIQTDGKIVAGGLSVVDTPNIYHFAMVRYETDGSLDQSFNGSGKVIIDFGTDFKQGTVYTIRVQKDGKLLLSGEINNITTGGKYGGLVRLNADGSLDKNFGNSGMLIISVDSFFNNVNDMVVQEDGKIICGGRYGAGNSGSFLVRYNSDGSIDKNFAFMGILRIGLQGPSLVNALALQVDGKIVLAGNVYTANKTELYVMRLLNKLNVGVLSEGKLANNFLVYPNPVSDEVSVGYTLVNSGIVHLKILDLKGSVLQEIRATDAEETGDHTFKFKLHPSIQTGVYILQLHSGNEQASVQIFVNKT; encoded by the coding sequence ATGAGAAATTTTAAAATTTTGATTTTCGTATTGAGTCTTTTTCTAATTCAGTGGGTTTCTGCCCAAGATGGAGGTTTTGATAAGAGCTTTAATGGGAATTCTTACCATTCTCTTTCCATAGGAAAGTCCTTTGAAAGGACTCAACACATGACCAGACAAGCAGATGGAAAAATAATTGTGGTGGGTTATTTATCGGTTGGTCAAACTAGAAATGCTTTCGTTGCAAGATATATGAGCGATGGAGCGGAGGACTTAAGTTTTGGAGATGGAGGGAAGGTCATATTTTACAATTTCCCTTCTACGTTTTATTCTGTGGTTGTGCAAAAAGATGGGAAGTTAGTAATCTCTGGTGTGGCCACGCAGAGTAATCAAAATAATTTTCTAGTAGCAAGATTGGAATCTAATGGAAACTTTGATAAAAGTTTTGCCGGAAAGGGGTATTTGACACAGCCGGTTGGTGATCTGGGCGCTGCCTTGGCATATAAGGTTGTTGTTGGCTCCGATGGAAAAATAGTTGTCGGAGGGTACGCTTGGGTGAATGGCCAACACTATAATTTCGCCATGATCCGTTTAAAGCCTGACGGAACTTTAGATGCAGATTTTGGTACAGCCGGAATTTCTTTGACAGATATTGGAAGTGGTACTGCGGATTTTGCTAATGACATAATTTTACTTACCAATGGTGGCATATTGATGGTGGGTTCAACCCGACAAGTGACTCCGGCAGTTTTAAACTATGATTTTGCGATGGCCAGGTTTAATTCGTATGGTCGATTGGATAATACATTTAGTAGCGACGGAAAGGTGACTACAGATTTTGCGGGACAGGACGATGCTGCATATTCGGTTTTGGTATTAAGCAATGGAGGAATAATAGTAGGTGGGTATGCAACAGAGGCAGGTATATCCAAGTTTGCCCTTGCGAAATATTCAAACAGTGGTATTTTGGATATTTCATTTGATAAAGATGGCAAAGTGATGACAACGGTTAATGGTGAGTCATCTTCTCCATATGATATGAATATTCAAAGTGATGATAAAATTGTGTTGGCGGGTAACACATTAAGTGGTAAATTTTGTACAGTAAGATACAGTGCATATGGGGTCCCGGATAATTCTTATGGTAAGGCCGGTATTAATATACAGGATCTTGGGGGAGGGATCGGAGGTCTCAGAGGTGTTGTTATTTTATCAGATAGAAAGGCTCTTGTTTGTGGATATTCAAGTTTGAAGCAAAATACAGATGGCGTAATCGCGCGATTAAATACTGACGGAAGTCCGGATATAAGCTTTGGAAATAAAGGTCTGGTTTATATCGCATACAATTTAACCAGGACGGAGGCTACAAGTTTATCCATACAGATGGATGGAAAGATTCTGGCAGGAGCAATTGCAAATGACGCCCTGTTCAGTAGATTCGCATTGGCGAGATTTAATGAGGATGGTACATTGGGTGATGATTTTGCTGAAGGCGGAAAATTTCTCAATCAAACATGTCCAAGCTGTGGGGATGAATTGACAACTGATATGACCGTTCAACAGGATGGTAAAATTCTATTGTTCGGCATCACTTATTCCGCCATCAATGAGAGGGACAATTACCAGCTCATCCGGCTTCATCCGGATGGTAGGATCGACAGTAGTTTTGGTAAGAATGGAATAGTGAATACAGATTTTGATTCAACATTTGATAGAGGAATATCGATGGCTGTTCAGAGTGATCGCAAAATTATTTGCTCAGGCTTTGTTTACAATGGTCAGGATTGGGATTTTGGATTAGTGAGATATTTGCCTGATGGTAGTCTGGATTCCGGGTTTGGAGTTGGTGGAAAGCTAATCACAGCAATTGGAAGAGGAAATGATGTTGCCTATGCATTGGCCATACAAACTGATGGAAAAATTGTTGCAGGTGGATTGAGTGTGGTGGACACGCCAAATATATATCATTTTGCAATGGTGCGATATGAGACCGATGGCTCGTTAGACCAAAGTTTTAATGGAAGTGGGAAGGTGATCATTGATTTTGGCACTGATTTTAAACAGGGCACTGTATATACCATAAGGGTTCAAAAGGATGGAAAGCTTTTACTGTCGGGCGAAATAAATAATATCACCACCGGTGGTAAATACGGCGGTTTGGTGAGATTAAATGCAGATGGTAGTTTAGATAAAAATTTTGGAAACAGTGGCATGTTAATCATTTCAGTGGATAGTTTTTTCAATAACGTAAATGACATGGTTGTTCAGGAAGACGGAAAAATTATTTGTGGCGGCAGATACGGGGCAGGAAATTCAGGATCTTTCCTTGTAAGGTATAATTCTGATGGTAGTATAGATAAGAATTTTGCATTCATGGGAATTTTAAGAATCGGATTGCAAGGTCCAAGTTTAGTAAATGCTTTGGCACTGCAGGTAGATGGAAAAATTGTTTTAGCAGGAAATGTCTATACTGCAAACAAAACAGAATTGTATGTTATGAGGTTGCTGAATAAATTAAATGTAGGTGTGCTTAGTGAAGGAAAGTTAGCAAACAATTTCCTGGTTTACCCAAATCCGGTATCTGATGAAGTAAGTGTTGGTTACACGTTAGTTAATTCTGGAATTGTGCATCTAAAAATATTGGACTTAAAAGGGAGTGTGCTTCAGGAAATTAGGGCCACAGATGCTGAAGAAACAGGAGATCATACTTTTAAATTCAAGCTGCATCCTTCAATTCAAACCGGGGTATACATTCTGCAGTTGCATAGTGGAAATGAACAAGCTTCTGTACAGATTTTTGTTAATAAAACTTAG